A window of Oscillatoria sp. FACHB-1406 contains these coding sequences:
- a CDS encoding peptide ABC transporter substrate-binding protein, producing MTAPLFGFSATPQHRFASAIPSLNPLFDGLISRKFSLLRLLKRKIGRFYLFLAVLSFLFISSVAACTPQTPTPPPPIASPTPADDGILRLLYWQAPTILNPHLASGFKDYEGARLSYEPLASYDKDGQLIPFLAAEIPTVENGGIAKDGKSVIWKLRKDIKWSDGEPFMAADVVFTYQYISNPNVAASSSENYANIQTVEALDEYVIRIKFKEVTPSWAIPFTGQSGAILPKHIFKAYQGKTAREAPANFEPVGTGPYRVISFKAGDIIVFEPNPFFREGTNNLFKRVELKGGGDARAAARAVLQFGDVDFAYNLQVEALILKDLEAAGKGKVMTIFGSQIERILFNFTDPNKIANSGEKSSVEFPHPFFVDLPVRQAFKLAIDRGTIATQLYGTAGQKVGQLLVEPATFKSDKIAYEYNLTKANKVLDEGGWKDTNNDNVREKNGIELKVLFQTSANPVRQKTQEIVKKSLQKIGVGVQLKTVDPEIFFSGDPANTETVNSFYADLEMLTSGNENPDPGLYMKWWTCDEAAQKENNWQKPNYARYCNPEYDKLWQRSRQELDPKKRTALFKQMDELLSKDAAVIPIVNRANTNGVSVRLQGLNPTPWDANTWDIKNWRRQ from the coding sequence TTGACCGCTCCCCTTTTTGGTTTTAGCGCCACACCACAGCATCGCTTCGCCAGCGCTATCCCCTCTCTCAACCCCCTCTTTGACGGGCTAATATCGCGCAAATTTTCCCTCCTGCGACTTTTAAAGCGCAAAATCGGGCGCTTCTATCTTTTCCTTGCCGTTCTCTCGTTCCTCTTCATCTCCTCCGTTGCGGCTTGTACTCCACAAACTCCCACCCCGCCGCCACCCATCGCTTCCCCAACGCCTGCTGACGACGGTATCTTAAGGCTACTCTACTGGCAAGCCCCCACCATTCTCAACCCGCACCTCGCTTCCGGTTTTAAGGACTACGAAGGCGCGCGACTCTCTTACGAACCTCTCGCCAGCTACGATAAAGACGGTCAGTTAATTCCTTTCCTAGCGGCTGAAATTCCCACCGTAGAAAATGGCGGAATTGCTAAAGATGGAAAGTCTGTCATTTGGAAGCTGAGGAAAGATATTAAATGGTCGGATGGAGAACCTTTTATGGCGGCGGATGTCGTCTTTACTTACCAGTATATTTCTAATCCCAATGTTGCTGCTTCATCGAGCGAGAATTACGCTAATATTCAAACGGTTGAAGCGCTAGATGAGTACGTCATTAGAATCAAATTCAAAGAAGTAACGCCGAGTTGGGCGATTCCTTTTACCGGACAGAGTGGGGCGATCCTACCCAAACATATTTTTAAAGCTTATCAGGGTAAAACTGCACGAGAAGCGCCTGCAAACTTCGAGCCGGTGGGAACGGGACCTTATCGGGTTATTAGTTTTAAGGCAGGAGATATTATTGTATTCGAGCCGAACCCTTTTTTTCGAGAAGGAACTAACAATTTGTTTAAGCGAGTTGAATTAAAAGGGGGTGGCGATGCGCGAGCGGCGGCAAGAGCGGTGTTGCAATTTGGGGATGTCGATTTTGCTTACAATCTCCAAGTAGAAGCGTTGATTTTAAAAGACTTGGAAGCGGCGGGAAAAGGAAAAGTCATGACTATTTTTGGGTCTCAGATCGAGCGCATTCTTTTTAACTTTACCGATCCGAATAAAATTGCTAATAGCGGTGAAAAATCGAGCGTAGAATTTCCCCACCCTTTTTTCGTAGATTTGCCCGTTCGTCAGGCGTTTAAACTCGCGATCGACCGAGGAACGATCGCAACTCAGCTTTACGGAACGGCGGGTCAGAAAGTCGGACAACTTTTGGTCGAGCCTGCTACTTTTAAATCCGATAAGATTGCTTATGAATACAATTTAACCAAAGCAAATAAAGTGTTAGATGAGGGAGGCTGGAAAGATACAAATAATGATAATGTTCGGGAGAAGAATGGAATAGAACTTAAGGTTTTGTTTCAAACTTCTGCCAATCCAGTTCGTCAAAAGACACAAGAAATCGTTAAAAAATCGCTCCAAAAAATAGGAGTAGGCGTTCAATTAAAAACCGTCGATCCGGAGATTTTCTTTTCGGGCGATCCGGCTAATACAGAAACGGTAAATAGCTTTTATGCAGATTTAGAAATGTTAACATCCGGGAATGAGAATCCCGATCCAGGTCTCTATATGAAATGGTGGACGTGCGACGAAGCAGCCCAGAAGGAAAATAATTGGCAAAAGCCTAATTATGCGCGTTATTGCAACCCGGAATACGATAAGCTCTGGCAGCGATCGCGTCAGGAACTCGACCCTAAAAAACGGACTGCACTCTTTAAACAAATGGACGAGTTACTCTCAAAAGATGCAGCAGTCATTCCGATTGTCAATCGAGCCAATACGAATGGGGTCAGCGTTCGCTTACAAGGATTAAACCCTACGCCGTGGGATGCTAATACTTGGGATATCAAAAATTGGCGACGGCAGTAA
- a CDS encoding MBOAT family protein — MTFVQLPYGIFLPLAIALYWFLGKRPLATPHTSSSRKVGETAAAVSRARLWVLLLTSLGFYFFALIGQPEQKLTLSLVIFHLVLLLLMATMNYRIAIAMEQRSKGSAKLQYARLDNRDWDILQSIWNQRATQLLISGIIANVLLLVGFKYIPFLLNSIGLRESANWVSDRLIPPLGLSFFTFECIAYLVDVHRGAPPIRDWLQFSSYKLFFPKLIAGPITRAHAFIAQWPQQQFPTPHRLAEALWLIACGAAKKALIADNLGIFVDLCFGNLERAGSGDLWLATFAYGLQLYLDFSGYVDMARGSAILLGFSLPENFNAPYFSTSIADFWRRWHMTLGDWLRNYLYFPLGGSRQGLARTCLNLFLIMLIAGIWHGAAWGYVVWGILHGLALVVHRLSEAWSRKDASIAAFWSSIPGILLAWLLTQAMVFLSWIFFRLPSLDRALLVWQRFWNASGDAQFAYKVYEETLHLQRAQFAWLVAAIALLMTAIYTLRRGLGLQLSWNVKIVLVPLCLFCVWLFAPEGGLQYIYFDF; from the coding sequence ATGACTTTTGTTCAACTACCCTACGGTATATTTTTACCACTCGCGATCGCACTTTACTGGTTCCTCGGCAAACGCCCATTAGCAACCCCCCATACTTCTTCCTCCCGCAAAGTTGGAGAGACGGCTGCCGCCGTTTCGCGCGCGCGATTGTGGGTATTATTACTTACCAGTCTCGGCTTTTACTTTTTCGCCTTAATCGGCCAGCCCGAACAAAAACTAACGCTTTCCCTGGTTATCTTCCATCTTGTGCTGTTGCTATTAATGGCGACCATGAACTATCGGATCGCGATCGCAATGGAACAGCGCAGCAAAGGCAGCGCCAAACTTCAGTACGCTCGCCTCGACAATCGCGATTGGGATATCCTGCAAAGCATTTGGAACCAGCGCGCGACCCAACTTCTCATTTCAGGGATTATCGCGAACGTCTTGCTCTTAGTCGGCTTTAAATATATTCCCTTTCTCCTCAATTCGATCGGACTGCGCGAGAGTGCCAATTGGGTCAGCGATCGCTTAATTCCCCCCCTCGGTCTTTCCTTCTTTACCTTCGAGTGCATCGCCTATCTCGTCGATGTTCATCGCGGTGCGCCCCCCATCCGCGATTGGCTGCAATTTTCCAGCTACAAACTCTTTTTCCCCAAACTCATCGCCGGCCCCATTACTCGCGCTCACGCTTTCATCGCCCAATGGCCGCAACAGCAATTTCCCACCCCCCATCGTCTGGCGGAAGCCTTATGGCTAATTGCTTGCGGTGCAGCCAAAAAAGCCTTAATTGCCGATAATCTAGGGATTTTCGTGGATTTATGCTTCGGCAATCTCGAACGCGCCGGTAGCGGCGACCTCTGGCTGGCAACCTTTGCCTACGGCTTACAACTCTACCTCGATTTCTCCGGCTACGTCGATATGGCTCGCGGAAGCGCGATTTTGCTCGGCTTTAGCCTCCCTGAAAACTTCAACGCGCCCTACTTCAGTACCAGCATTGCCGATTTTTGGCGGCGCTGGCACATGACGCTAGGCGATTGGTTGCGCAACTATCTTTACTTTCCCCTCGGCGGTTCTCGTCAAGGATTAGCGCGCACCTGTCTCAACCTCTTCCTGATTATGCTCATTGCCGGGATTTGGCACGGTGCGGCCTGGGGTTACGTGGTTTGGGGTATTCTTCACGGTTTGGCTTTAGTCGTTCACCGGCTGAGCGAAGCTTGGAGCCGCAAGGATGCTAGCATTGCTGCTTTTTGGAGTAGTATTCCCGGTATACTGCTGGCTTGGCTGTTGACGCAAGCAATGGTCTTTTTATCTTGGATTTTCTTCCGTCTCCCCAGTCTCGATCGCGCCCTTCTCGTTTGGCAGCGTTTTTGGAACGCTTCTGGCGACGCGCAGTTTGCCTATAAAGTCTATGAGGAAACTTTACACCTCCAGCGCGCTCAATTCGCTTGGCTTGTCGCTGCGATCGCCCTGTTAATGACCGCAATCTACACTCTACGTCGCGGGCTGGGGTTACAATTGAGTTGGAACGTTAAGATTGTCCTCGTTCCTCTGTGTTTGTTCTGCGTTTGGCTGTTCGCACCGGAAGGCGGCTTGCAGTATATCTATTTCGACTTTTAA
- a CDS encoding PAS domain S-box protein: MMLNFFETIFSPRQYMPHGNCYLWQTPLVGLHLASDILIAIAYFSIPAMLLYFVRQKQIEFSRIFVLFAAFIILCGVGHTLEVWTLWHPAYWLSGIEQALTAFVSCYTAVEMAGLLPQFLALRSPAELEALNLELQAQIEERKQAEIALRESESKFRLFIDRVPMAVAMLDREMHYIAHSQRWQRDYPFDKIGPVERWHLEHQKVLQGETLKVKEENVVWENGQEDWLRYEICPWHDYSGEIGGSIWFCESVRDRKQAEEILAEYNQTLERQVTERTEELQTTTKKLQIEGVERQQTLRKLERAQLFLRQSEARFRSSFDLAAVAMCLADPQGRLLQVNAAMSRTFGYAEDELIRMSFSELCHTDDFAAGRSLFDKLLFGTISHYSLEKRYIHKDGSIIWGLLSRSVIRDSNGKPCYTLSQIQDITARKKAETKLREREVFLNSIYQGAEVGIFIIDVKGEGSFCFRGLNATHERLTGLKSVDLEGKSPEECLSPAVARAVSERYRTCLEAGKRISYEECLSLKGRNNWWLTALAPLKDENGRIYRIIGTSIDISDRKQAEQDLQQQAQRQQLFLKMSQRIRRSLNLQEILRTSVEEVRAYLKTDRVLLYRFDADKSGRVVAESVSDEAMSILQRTINDPCFTGRWHTEYQRGRISTIEDVDAGLIRPCHRDLLVSLQVKANLVVPILQQDELWGLLIAHHCISPRQWQTQEVELLRQLSEQLAIALQQSQLYHQARVANQAKSTFLANMSHELRTPLNAILGFSELLAHDTNLTLQQQANLATINRSGEHLLELINHILDLSKIEAGRMTRHDFDFDLYGFLNDIHTLFALRAQRSSLDWSIRRADNVPQFVNTDAGKLRQILVNLIGNALKFTPAGSVTLEVTCVEQKAATVVLNFAVSDTGIGIDESEIGRLFEAFFQAGTEGRYQEGTGLGLALSRRLVELLGGTIDVRSQLGQGTTFSFKLPLQVVTASEMGEVESEPSQRAIALEPGQPRYKILVADDRATNRELLVQLLRQFDFELEEASNGREVLALWKHWQPDLIFMDIEMPEMDGYEATRQIREMERSQRSVSGERCNCKESNSIAPARGSLKPAPIVAITASAFEEDRQKVLSAGCNDFIRKPFQEVEILQALGQYLGVRYRYEDETSFNDKALSASDVEQADLSVLPSQWMAQFRNALLLGKIEAMRALLEELPPEHKSLGGALLSLVEQCEFQQLYSLIEPQAN, translated from the coding sequence ATGATGTTGAATTTCTTCGAGACAATTTTTTCTCCCAGACAGTATATGCCGCATGGGAACTGCTATTTATGGCAGACTCCTTTGGTAGGACTGCATCTGGCTAGCGATATCCTCATCGCGATCGCGTATTTTTCCATCCCGGCGATGCTCCTCTATTTTGTGCGCCAAAAACAAATTGAATTTTCGCGCATTTTTGTCCTATTTGCAGCTTTTATTATTCTCTGCGGCGTAGGGCATACGCTAGAGGTTTGGACGCTATGGCATCCCGCTTACTGGCTATCGGGCATCGAACAAGCCCTCACCGCCTTTGTCTCCTGCTACACAGCAGTAGAAATGGCAGGCTTGCTGCCCCAATTTTTAGCCCTGCGTTCCCCCGCCGAACTCGAAGCGCTCAACCTAGAACTGCAAGCACAAATCGAAGAGCGCAAACAGGCTGAAATAGCGCTGCGCGAGAGCGAATCGAAGTTTCGCTTATTTATCGATCGCGTTCCGATGGCGGTAGCCATGCTCGATCGCGAAATGCACTACATTGCCCACAGCCAACGCTGGCAGCGCGATTATCCCTTCGACAAAATCGGCCCAGTCGAGCGCTGGCACCTCGAACACCAAAAGGTGTTACAGGGGGAAACGTTGAAAGTTAAAGAAGAAAACGTCGTGTGGGAAAATGGCCAGGAGGACTGGTTGCGTTACGAAATCTGTCCTTGGCACGATTACTCCGGCGAGATTGGCGGCTCGATCTGGTTTTGCGAATCGGTTCGCGATCGCAAGCAGGCAGAAGAAATCTTAGCCGAGTACAATCAAACTCTCGAAAGACAAGTTACCGAACGCACCGAAGAACTGCAAACGACGACCAAAAAGCTGCAAATCGAAGGGGTAGAACGCCAACAAACCTTGCGCAAACTGGAACGGGCGCAGTTATTTTTGCGACAAAGCGAAGCGCGCTTCCGCAGTTCCTTCGACCTCGCTGCCGTAGCCATGTGTTTGGCAGATCCGCAAGGCAGACTGCTGCAAGTTAATGCCGCCATGAGTCGCACTTTTGGTTACGCCGAAGACGAACTCATCCGGATGAGCTTTTCCGAACTTTGTCATACCGACGATTTCGCTGCCGGTCGTTCTCTGTTCGATAAATTATTATTCGGAACAATCTCTCACTATTCCCTCGAAAAACGTTACATCCATAAAGACGGAAGTATTATTTGGGGCTTGCTCAGCCGTTCGGTGATTCGCGATAGCAACGGCAAACCCTGCTACACGCTCTCGCAAATTCAAGATATCACCGCTCGTAAGAAAGCAGAGACGAAATTGCGGGAACGCGAAGTATTTCTCAACAGCATTTATCAAGGAGCCGAGGTCGGTATTTTCATTATCGATGTAAAAGGAGAGGGCAGTTTTTGTTTTAGAGGACTCAATGCGACTCACGAACGACTGACGGGTCTCAAATCCGTGGATTTGGAGGGAAAAAGTCCGGAAGAATGTCTGTCGCCTGCGGTAGCGCGAGCCGTGAGCGAGCGTTACCGCACCTGCCTCGAAGCGGGAAAACGCATTAGCTATGAAGAATGTTTGTCCCTCAAAGGCAGAAACAACTGGTGGTTAACGGCGCTCGCGCCCTTAAAAGACGAGAACGGACGCATTTATCGCATCATCGGAACGAGCATCGATATTAGCGATCGCAAACAAGCAGAGCAAGACTTGCAGCAGCAAGCGCAACGCCAGCAACTTTTCCTGAAAATGAGCCAGCGCATTCGCCGAAGTTTAAATCTTCAGGAAATCTTGCGGACGAGCGTTGAAGAGGTACGCGCTTACCTGAAAACAGATCGCGTCCTCCTCTATCGCTTCGATGCCGATAAGAGCGGTCGCGTTGTTGCTGAATCGGTCAGCGACGAAGCAATGTCCATCCTCCAGCGCACCATTAACGATCCCTGTTTTACCGGCCGCTGGCATACAGAATATCAACGGGGACGCATCTCCACCATTGAAGATGTCGATGCGGGTTTAATTCGTCCTTGCCACCGCGACTTGCTCGTTAGCCTTCAGGTGAAAGCTAATTTGGTCGTGCCGATCCTGCAACAAGACGAACTATGGGGATTGCTCATCGCTCACCATTGCATTTCCCCACGGCAGTGGCAGACTCAGGAGGTGGAGTTACTGCGTCAGCTATCCGAACAACTCGCGATCGCGCTCCAACAGTCCCAACTCTACCATCAAGCGCGGGTAGCCAACCAAGCGAAAAGTACCTTCCTCGCCAATATGAGTCACGAGTTGCGCACGCCCTTAAACGCTATTCTAGGCTTCTCGGAACTCCTCGCCCACGACACCAATCTCACGCTCCAGCAGCAAGCGAATCTCGCCACCATCAACCGCAGCGGCGAACACCTTCTCGAGTTAATCAATCACATTCTCGATCTCTCAAAAATCGAAGCGGGACGCATGACCCGTCATGACTTTGATTTCGATCTCTACGGCTTCCTGAACGACATTCATACGCTTTTTGCCCTGCGAGCGCAACGGAGTAGCTTAGATTGGTCGATCCGGCGGGCTGATAACGTTCCTCAGTTCGTCAACACGGATGCGGGTAAGTTGCGTCAGATTTTAGTGAATTTGATTGGTAATGCCCTCAAGTTTACGCCAGCAGGTAGTGTTACGTTAGAAGTGACGTGCGTGGAGCAGAAAGCAGCAACGGTTGTCCTGAATTTTGCGGTTAGCGATACGGGAATCGGCATTGACGAGAGTGAAATCGGAAGACTTTTTGAAGCGTTCTTCCAAGCAGGGACGGAGGGGCGCTATCAAGAAGGAACGGGCTTGGGACTAGCGCTCAGTCGGCGCTTGGTCGAGTTACTTGGCGGTACGATTGACGTTCGCTCTCAACTGGGACAGGGAACAACTTTTAGTTTTAAACTTCCCCTTCAGGTGGTGACAGCGAGCGAAATGGGAGAGGTGGAGTCAGAACCATCCCAGCGCGCGATCGCGCTCGAACCCGGTCAACCGCGCTATAAAATATTAGTGGCAGACGACCGAGCAACCAATCGAGAATTGTTGGTGCAGCTTCTTCGACAGTTTGATTTTGAGTTGGAAGAAGCCAGCAACGGCAGGGAAGTGCTAGCTTTGTGGAAACATTGGCAGCCCGATTTGATTTTTATGGATATCGAGATGCCGGAGATGGATGGCTACGAAGCGACGCGACAAATTCGCGAGATGGAACGAAGCCAGCGTTCAGTTTCCGGAGAGCGTTGTAATTGTAAAGAAAGCAATTCTATTGCACCGGCTCGGGGTTCATTGAAACCCGCACCGATTGTTGCAATTACCGCATCTGCTTTTGAAGAAGACCGCCAGAAAGTTTTGAGCGCAGGGTGTAATGATTTTATTCGCAAACCGTTTCAAGAAGTCGAGATTCTCCAAGCCCTCGGACAATATCTGGGAGTTCGTTACCGCTATGAGGATGAAACAAGCTTTAACGACAAGGCTTTGTCGGCTTCTGATGTCGAGCAGGCAGATTTATCGGTTTTGCCAAGCCAATGGATGGCTCAGTTCCGCAATGCTTTATTGCTGGGGAAAATTGAGGCAATGCGAGCGCTCCTCGAAGAACTTCCCCCCGAACACAAATCTTTGGGCGGCGCTCTGCTGTCGCTCGTCGAACAATGTGAGTTCCAGCAGTTATATTCTCTTATCGAACCGCAAGCTAACTAA
- a CDS encoding adenylate/guanylate cyclase domain-containing protein, with the protein MLASKFVHYRPRILVIDDTPANLKLLTQMLSQQGYDVRVAPSGAIGLNAAFAEPPDLILLDIQMPQMDGYEVCQRLKEDRRTQDIPMLFLSALDATSDKVKAFRVGGADYVTKPFELVEVLARVENQLKLRWLQLALRRSEQESRVLFEASKALNEAPDLHCAIISILESLCRLVYWEYAEVWMPNSASTHLHLVASYDSSEGKRLEAFQQQRQSLSLAPGEGLPGRIWENQQSEWIKGDEDGEITRGTGLRVGYGVPALVNNEPIAVFAFYLSSDSFDPKRAIGIVNTVMAQLTAFLGRKQAEEALQRQQAKTEELLLNILPQPIAERLQNGETTIADSFENASVLFADIVGFTEFAAQRPPRKIVAVLNEIFSEFDALTHAYGLEKIKTLGDNYMVVGGLPLPHPDSLNAIAQIALDLLTCLDNYNFKNSQNFQLRIGINTGPVVAGTIGTSKPIYDLWGDTVNVASRMESTGEPGQIQVTKAVRDMLSEQFHFEERGEIFVKGKGNLLTYWLVDKK; encoded by the coding sequence ATGCTCGCCTCCAAATTCGTTCATTACCGACCGAGAATTCTGGTTATTGATGACACCCCTGCTAATTTAAAATTGTTGACGCAAATGCTGTCGCAGCAGGGGTATGACGTTCGCGTTGCTCCGAGTGGCGCGATTGGATTGAATGCTGCTTTTGCCGAACCTCCCGACTTGATTTTACTGGATATTCAGATGCCGCAGATGGACGGTTACGAGGTTTGTCAGCGGCTCAAAGAAGATAGGCGTACCCAAGATATCCCGATGCTGTTTCTTTCGGCCTTGGACGCTACATCCGATAAAGTCAAAGCGTTTCGCGTTGGAGGAGCCGACTATGTAACCAAGCCGTTTGAGTTAGTGGAAGTGTTGGCGCGAGTCGAAAATCAGTTGAAGTTGCGCTGGCTTCAGTTGGCCTTACGGCGTTCGGAACAGGAAAGTCGAGTTTTATTTGAAGCGTCGAAAGCTTTGAATGAAGCGCCGGATTTGCATTGCGCTATTATATCGATTTTGGAATCGCTCTGTCGCCTTGTTTATTGGGAGTATGCTGAGGTTTGGATGCCGAACTCGGCTAGCACTCACTTGCATTTGGTCGCCAGTTATGATTCTTCTGAAGGGAAGCGGTTGGAAGCTTTTCAACAGCAGCGTCAGTCTTTGAGCCTTGCGCCGGGAGAAGGCTTACCGGGAAGGATTTGGGAAAACCAACAGTCGGAATGGATAAAGGGCGACGAAGACGGAGAAATTACGCGCGGAACGGGTTTAAGGGTGGGGTATGGCGTTCCGGCGCTGGTCAACAACGAGCCGATCGCGGTGTTTGCATTTTATCTGAGTTCGGACAGTTTCGATCCCAAGCGCGCGATCGGGATTGTTAATACGGTTATGGCTCAGCTTACTGCTTTTTTGGGACGAAAACAGGCAGAAGAAGCCCTGCAACGGCAACAAGCCAAAACCGAAGAATTGTTGCTCAATATTTTGCCCCAACCGATTGCCGAGCGCTTGCAAAATGGCGAAACGACGATCGCCGATTCTTTTGAAAATGCTAGCGTTTTGTTTGCCGATATCGTGGGTTTTACCGAATTTGCAGCCCAGCGCCCACCCCGTAAAATTGTTGCCGTCCTGAACGAGATTTTTTCCGAATTTGATGCCCTTACTCATGCCTATGGTTTAGAGAAAATCAAAACCCTCGGCGATAATTATATGGTGGTTGGCGGCTTGCCCCTTCCTCATCCTGATAGCCTCAACGCGATCGCACAAATCGCGCTCGATTTACTAACTTGTCTCGATAACTATAACTTCAAGAATTCGCAAAACTTTCAACTTCGCATCGGTATTAATACAGGTCCGGTTGTCGCCGGGACGATTGGAACCAGTAAACCAATTTACGATCTGTGGGGCGATACAGTGAATGTTGCCTCGCGTATGGAATCGACGGGCGAACCGGGTCAAATTCAAGTAACAAAAGCCGTGCGCGATATGTTATCGGAGCAGTTTCACTTTGAGGAACGTGGTGAGATTTTTGTCAAAGGAAAAGGAAATTTACTAACCTATTGGTTAGTGGATAAAAAATAG
- a CDS encoding MFS transporter — protein sequence MKKLALPTPRLPALQARNYRLYFLGQGISLMGTWVTMVATVWLSYRLTQSPLLLGLVSFANQLPNFLLVSFGGVLVDRWDSRRTLLITQTLSMLQSLALAALALTGIIQFWHILVLSAVQGLINAVDSPTRQVLIPKIAEKPENLTNAIALNSSMVTAAKLVGPAVGGLIIAVAGAGYCFLIDAFSYLAVIIGLLAMRWTQKIVPTGDNTPLRFSLVWQNLKQGAIYAFTDPPIRTLLLLVAGLSFMGLSPNVVLPVFVSQTLHGSAHTLGGLMAASGVGALAGAVFLSQRQGIRGLGRLIAIASSGSGAIAIAFAFSKSLWFSAFCLFLIGFGNVLQFASSNTLIQNLVEPDKRGRVMSFYLMAFLGMASFGNLLTGSLIEAIGIPAEVALSGGICILLSVAFSRKLPALRALVRAAHPELSG from the coding sequence ATGAAAAAGTTGGCTCTTCCCACCCCACGCTTGCCTGCGTTGCAAGCGAGAAACTACCGCTTGTATTTCTTAGGGCAAGGGATATCTTTAATGGGAACTTGGGTGACGATGGTCGCAACGGTTTGGCTTTCCTATCGTTTGACTCAATCTCCCCTACTTCTAGGACTGGTCAGTTTTGCCAACCAATTGCCGAATTTTTTGCTAGTGTCCTTTGGGGGGGTTCTCGTCGATCGCTGGGATTCTCGTCGCACCTTGCTGATTACTCAAACCCTATCGATGCTGCAATCGCTAGCCTTAGCTGCGTTAGCCCTGACTGGTATTATCCAATTCTGGCATATCCTCGTCTTGAGCGCGGTACAAGGGTTAATTAATGCCGTAGATTCCCCCACTCGACAGGTTCTCATACCCAAAATTGCCGAGAAACCCGAAAATTTGACCAACGCGATCGCGCTTAACTCTTCAATGGTAACGGCAGCTAAATTAGTCGGGCCGGCAGTGGGCGGGCTGATTATTGCCGTTGCGGGGGCGGGATATTGCTTTTTGATCGATGCCTTCAGTTATCTGGCTGTTATTATCGGGTTGCTCGCCATGCGATGGACGCAGAAAATCGTTCCAACAGGTGACAATACGCCTTTACGATTTTCTCTCGTCTGGCAGAACCTAAAACAAGGGGCAATCTATGCCTTCACGGATCCGCCGATCCGTACACTCTTGTTGTTAGTCGCCGGTCTCAGTTTCATGGGTTTAAGCCCCAATGTCGTGCTGCCCGTCTTCGTCAGCCAGACTTTGCACGGTAGCGCCCACACTTTGGGCGGGCTGATGGCAGCTTCGGGGGTTGGCGCGCTCGCTGGGGCAGTTTTTTTAAGCCAGAGGCAAGGAATTCGCGGCTTGGGGCGATTAATTGCCATTGCTAGCAGTGGAAGCGGCGCGATCGCGATCGCGTTTGCCTTCTCCAAAAGCTTATGGTTTTCTGCCTTTTGCCTATTCCTGATCGGCTTTGGCAACGTACTGCAATTTGCCAGCAGCAATACTCTAATCCAAAATTTAGTCGAACCCGACAAGCGAGGGCGGGTAATGAGCTTTTACTTAATGGCCTTTTTAGGAATGGCTTCCTTTGGGAACCTGCTAACGGGCAGTTTAATTGAAGCGATCGGCATTCCGGCTGAGGTTGCCCTCAGCGGCGGCATCTGTATCTTACTCTCCGTCGCGTTCTCCCGAAAGCTCCCCGCACTGCGCGCTCTGGTTAGAGCCGCTCATCCCGAACTCTCGGGCTAA